A part of Rhinoderma darwinii isolate aRhiDar2 chromosome 1, aRhiDar2.hap1, whole genome shotgun sequence genomic DNA contains:
- the LOC142676162 gene encoding oocyte zinc finger protein XlCOF29-like, which yields MDKDRNEMSRRILDFTLEIIYLLSGEEYTIVKKTSGDCTTPIIHESGGWSSSQSPITEPPPHSRIHEKKILELIYKMTELLTGEVTLLGNSTVTALEVSG from the exons atggacaaggacaggaatgagatgagcagaagaatattagacttcaccttggagatcatctacctgttgagcggagag gagtacacaatagtgaagaagacatcgggtgactgtacgactcccatcatccatgagtcaggaggatggagcagtagtcaaagccccatcacagagcctccccctcactcccggatacatgagaagaagatcttagaactgatctacaagatgacggagctgctgactggagaggtgacactgctgggaaattctacagtaacagcactggaggtgtctgggtaa